From Sphingobacterium bambusae:
CAAAAGGATAAGGTTATGGATTTAGAAGATGAAGAGGAGGAATTGGCAATATACGCAGCTGCCGATGAGGCTGGTTTTGCACGAGGGGTAACATTTGACGAGTTGAGCGAGGTTGCTACACTCGTTCAATCGGATAATTTATCGGCTGAAGACAAACAGACGATTGTACATGTAATAGCTAAAGTGAAGGATACAGAACTATTTACCCTTTTGGAGCAATCGATAAGTGCATATTCACAGGATATTGCTGATTATTTAAACGACCAAACTAAAGACGAGCAATCCACGGACACTGGCAATGAGCGTACCTCACCATTTGATATTGACAGTTTTCTGTAGAAAACCAGCAGAAACCACACGATCTAGCCTTGCGAAACTACTGTTGCAGAATATTTAATGGATTTTTCGTGTAAAGGTTATATAGGAGATAATTACCGGTAAAACTATTTGCACATGCACCAATATTTATCATATAGTTTGCTAATTGGTGCGTGAGTAAACCAACGAAGCTCCCTCCTTCAGCTTTTTTGTGGCAAGACCGAAACGTAGCTATTTACTTTTTCCTATTTTTACAGCATATTAATAATTCGATCATTAATTTTAGTGCGCTAAAAAAAAGCATAAGCATACCATCTTAAGGCTCGCCCCTATGGAGAACGACTTTTATCATAAATTTATAAGTCCGCCGGATACACTTGCCGATTTCGTGGAGAATCTAGGCATGTTTTACAACCCCACAGCGACGGAAAAGCCTGTGGTGATTGTTCCAGATGGTCGCATTGATCTTTTTCTTACAAAATCGCGTAGCGCTGGCCTGCAGCTTACATTGGTTGGACTAGAAACCTTTCCAGAGGAACGCTGGATACCTCCCGGAATCGTTCACTATGTGATCAGCTTCAAACCCCTGGCGGTTGAGTATATTCTCCAACACCCCATTGCTGCAATTCTGAATACCGCACAAGTCTTGGCTCCCAACTTTTGGGGTTTTGTGGAGGAGGATCTAACCGACTTTAGCACCTTTTGCGACAAGGTATCTGCAAAAATTACTGATCTACTCCCCGCCACTATTGATCCGCGTAAGCGTAAGCTGTTTCACCTCCTCTACGGCTCAAAGGTAGACATCACTGTACACCAGCTGGCGGAGCAA
This genomic window contains:
- a CDS encoding helix-turn-helix domain-containing protein, which gives rise to MENDFYHKFISPPDTLADFVENLGMFYNPTATEKPVVIVPDGRIDLFLTKSRSAGLQLTLVGLETFPEERWIPPGIVHYVISFKPLAVEYILQHPIAAILNTAQVLAPNFWGFVEEDLTDFSTFCDKVSAKITDLLPATIDPRKRKLFHLLYGSKVDITVHQLAEQVGWSSRQMNRYFTQQLGLSLKAYANILRFRASLEHIAQGRLFPELNFTDQNHFIKTIKKFAGVVPKELSKNKNDRFILLSVLKQQ